The proteins below are encoded in one region of Elgaria multicarinata webbii isolate HBS135686 ecotype San Diego chromosome 8, rElgMul1.1.pri, whole genome shotgun sequence:
- the CTBP2 gene encoding C-terminal-binding protein 2 isoform X3 has product MALVDKHKVKRQRLDRICEGIRPQIMNGPMHPRPLVALLDGRDCTVEMPILKDLATVAFCDAQSTQEIHEKVLNEAVGAMMYHTITLTREDLEKFKALRVIVRIGSGYDNIDIKAAGELGIAVCNIPSAAVEETADSTLCHVLNLYRRNTWLYQALREGTRVQSVEQIREVASGAARIRGETLGLIGFGRTAQAVAVRAKAFGFNVIFYDPYLQDGIERSLGVQRVYTLQDLLYQSDCVSLHCNLNEHNHHLINDFTIKQMRQGAFLVNTARGGLVDEKALTQALKEGRIRGAALDVHESEPFSFAQGPLKDAPNLICTPHTAWYSEQASLEMREAAATEIRRAITGRIPESLRNCVNKEFFVTTAPWSVIDQQAIHPELNGATYRYPPGMVSVTPGGIPAAMEGIIPGGIPVTHNLPTVAHPSQAPSPNQPSKHGDNREHPNEQ; this is encoded by the exons GTATTCGCCCACAAATAATGAATGGCCCTATGCATCCTCGTCCATTGGTGGCTTTGCTAGATGGAAGGGATTGTACAGTGGagatgccaattttgaaggactTGGCTACTGTTGCATTCTGTGACGCGCAATCAACTCAGGAAATCCATGAAAAG GTTTTAAATGAAGCCGTCGGAGCAATGATGTACCACACTATCACTCTCACCCGGGAAGACCTAGAGAAATTCAAGGCCTTACGAGTCATTGTTCGGATAGGCAGCGGTTATGACAACATAGACATCAAAGCTGCAGGGGAGCTTG GGATTGCTGTTTGCAACATCCCCTCAGCAGCAGTAGAAGAGACGGCAGATTCCACTCTGTGCCACGTCCTGAATCTCTACAGGCGGAACACATGGCTCTACCAAGCACTGAGGGAAGGAACCAGAGTGCAGAGTGTGGAACAAATACGGGAAGTGGCTTCTGGAGCAGCACGTATCAGAGGCGAAACACTTGGCCTGATCGGATTTG GTCGCACTGCGCAAGCAGTTGCAGTTCGAGCCAAGGCATTTGGATTCAATGTGATCTTTTATGACCCATACCTGCAGGATGGCATAGAAAGGTCCCTGGGAGTCCAGCGGGTCTacacgctccaggatctgctGTACCAAAGTGACTGTGTGTCATTACACTGTAACCTCAATGAACATAACCACCACCTTATCAATGACTTTACGATTAAGCAG ATGAGGCAGGGAGCCTTTTTGGTTAACACAGCACGtggtggtctggtggatgaaaaGGCCTTAACTCAAgccctgaaggaaggaaggatacgAGGGGCAGCACTGGATGTGCATGAATCAGAACCGTTTAG CTTTGCTCAAGGGCCACTGAAAGACGCTCCTAATTTAATTTGTACACCACACACTGCTTGGTACAGTGAACAGGCCTCACTGGAGATGAGAGAAGCTGCTGCGACAGAGATACGCCGAGCTATCACAG GTCGCATCCCCGAAAGCCTACGAAACTGTGTGAACAAGGAATTCTTTGTCACAACAGCTCCTTGGTCAGTAATAGATCAGCAAGCAATTCATCCAGAGCTCAATGGTGCCACATACAG ATATCCACCAGGCATGGTAAGTGTTACACCAGGCGGGATTCCGGCAGCTATGGAAGGTATCATCCCGGGAGGGATTCCTGTTACCCACAATCTTCCAACAGTGGCACATCCTTCCCAAGCTCCATCTCCTAACCAGCCCTCAAAACACGGGGACAACAGGGAACATCCCAATGAGCAATAG
- the CTBP2 gene encoding C-terminal-binding protein 2 isoform X4: MNGPMHPRPLVALLDGRDCTVEMPILKDLATVAFCDAQSTQEIHEKVLNEAVGAMMYHTITLTREDLEKFKALRVIVRIGSGYDNIDIKAAGELGIAVCNIPSAAVEETADSTLCHVLNLYRRNTWLYQALREGTRVQSVEQIREVASGAARIRGETLGLIGFGRTAQAVAVRAKAFGFNVIFYDPYLQDGIERSLGVQRVYTLQDLLYQSDCVSLHCNLNEHNHHLINDFTIKQMRQGAFLVNTARGGLVDEKALTQALKEGRIRGAALDVHESEPFSFAQGPLKDAPNLICTPHTAWYSEQASLEMREAAATEIRRAITGRIPESLRNCVNKEFFVTTAPWSVIDQQAIHPELNGATYRYPPGMVSVTPGGIPAAMEGIIPGGIPVTHNLPTVAHPSQAPSPNQPSKHGDNREHPNEQ, translated from the exons ATGAATGGCCCTATGCATCCTCGTCCATTGGTGGCTTTGCTAGATGGAAGGGATTGTACAGTGGagatgccaattttgaaggactTGGCTACTGTTGCATTCTGTGACGCGCAATCAACTCAGGAAATCCATGAAAAG GTTTTAAATGAAGCCGTCGGAGCAATGATGTACCACACTATCACTCTCACCCGGGAAGACCTAGAGAAATTCAAGGCCTTACGAGTCATTGTTCGGATAGGCAGCGGTTATGACAACATAGACATCAAAGCTGCAGGGGAGCTTG GGATTGCTGTTTGCAACATCCCCTCAGCAGCAGTAGAAGAGACGGCAGATTCCACTCTGTGCCACGTCCTGAATCTCTACAGGCGGAACACATGGCTCTACCAAGCACTGAGGGAAGGAACCAGAGTGCAGAGTGTGGAACAAATACGGGAAGTGGCTTCTGGAGCAGCACGTATCAGAGGCGAAACACTTGGCCTGATCGGATTTG GTCGCACTGCGCAAGCAGTTGCAGTTCGAGCCAAGGCATTTGGATTCAATGTGATCTTTTATGACCCATACCTGCAGGATGGCATAGAAAGGTCCCTGGGAGTCCAGCGGGTCTacacgctccaggatctgctGTACCAAAGTGACTGTGTGTCATTACACTGTAACCTCAATGAACATAACCACCACCTTATCAATGACTTTACGATTAAGCAG ATGAGGCAGGGAGCCTTTTTGGTTAACACAGCACGtggtggtctggtggatgaaaaGGCCTTAACTCAAgccctgaaggaaggaaggatacgAGGGGCAGCACTGGATGTGCATGAATCAGAACCGTTTAG CTTTGCTCAAGGGCCACTGAAAGACGCTCCTAATTTAATTTGTACACCACACACTGCTTGGTACAGTGAACAGGCCTCACTGGAGATGAGAGAAGCTGCTGCGACAGAGATACGCCGAGCTATCACAG GTCGCATCCCCGAAAGCCTACGAAACTGTGTGAACAAGGAATTCTTTGTCACAACAGCTCCTTGGTCAGTAATAGATCAGCAAGCAATTCATCCAGAGCTCAATGGTGCCACATACAG ATATCCACCAGGCATGGTAAGTGTTACACCAGGCGGGATTCCGGCAGCTATGGAAGGTATCATCCCGGGAGGGATTCCTGTTACCCACAATCTTCCAACAGTGGCACATCCTTCCCAAGCTCCATCTCCTAACCAGCCCTCAAAACACGGGGACAACAGGGAACATCCCAATGAGCAATAG